From the Lathyrus oleraceus cultivar Zhongwan6 chromosome 3, CAAS_Psat_ZW6_1.0, whole genome shotgun sequence genome, the window gtTTTGCCACCTATGCCAAAGCCAAACTCCCATATAGAGTGTGCATGGGTAATTGTCAACAATTCAATTATTATTACTGGAGGTACAACAGAAAAGCACCCAGTTACAAAAAGAATGATGCTGGTTGGAGAGGTCTTCCAATTTAACTTAGACTCTATGGTACTGTTTTGCTCTTTACATATTTTGGTTATGTATTTCTTTTTATCCTTTAATATCTCTTACTCTGTGTATTACTAACTATTATAATTTTCCATACATGAAATGTTAACACGGGTTTCTGTTTTTTTCGGTTAGAACAATTGGCAAATACCAAATTTAGAAATGTGAAACAAGTGAGACTAAAAAGCTTATAGAGACTAAAACAAATGGTTTTTGTAGGGACTTAAAAGACTTATAGCAGAAGCCACAATTAACTTCTTAAAATTGTTTTTTTGATAATCATGCCATTCTATAACAGATGTGTTTGGTCTTGTAGTTTATTATGACATTCTTTTGTTCATACTGAGCTGATAAATAGTACATGTGGGTCATTTTGTTCGCTGTTAAAAATGATCATAGTTGGGCATTTCAAGTAAGCTGAAATGGTTTTACTATTGATTGCAGAAATGGTCAGTGATCGGAAAACTTCCATACCGAGTTAAAACAACATTAGCTGGATTTTGGGATGGATGGCTATACTTTACATCAGGACAGAGGGACAGAGGACCGGATAATCCACAACCCAGAAAGGTTGTTGGAGAAACGTGGAGAACGAAATTATGTTTGTCATAGTTTGTAATCATCAAGGTGCTCATATCAATTTGCTTCCAATTTTTGGCATGATATAAATTATTTGTTTTCCTTTTCTACTGCTTCATTACATTTTTTTTATTGTTGAAGAAAATTGCTTCATTACCCTAGTTGGGCAACTTTGTGTACATAGTGTAGGTATGATTAATAGATATTGGATTTTTGAAAGAATGTTACTATGACCAGTCATTACATAACATCAATCGCACCTGTTATAGTATCTAAGCAAAGTGAGTATCCAAAATCTTCAAATTTTGGCAGTAATAGACTAATTTTTATAGCAGTATGAACATAATGTATAGTTCATGAAGCATGAGCAGCCAGTACAGTATCAACAAGCTCAACCACCACTGGGATTTGCTGGCTATTAGTGACATTTTCTTCTGCATTTCTTGTTTCTGTGCAGCTGCTTACTCTTCTCATGATCCTGGATTGCAGTTTTGAACAGCACCGACCAAAAATATTGGTTGTCCATCTCCATATTCTCCATACTTGTGTTAATGTTAAAACTGTGTGGCTTGTCAAAGTTTCTACATTCTTCACTAACCAACAAATCATGTAACATGACAACCCAAGAATAGCAATAGTAGAACAGATCGAAAACAGACCAAGGTAAGGCAGAAGGCCTATCGATGTATTATTTTTTCCCTTGCTCTTTAAATCAGAACAGTTAGCTTTGCGTCCATTTTCTATCCCATCCAACATTTCTTTTTCTAGCTGTTCCGTTTCTCCACTCTCTATCATACTAAGCAATGCCTCTGATATGTCGGAAGCTAGACTTGAACCTTTTGGAAATACCTATGGTTTGAAACCATGCAATGTAGCACAAAAGTTGGATCAGTTTTTGAAAAATTAAGAAAAGCATGCGTAGCTAAGGTTTTAAATTGCAGGTAAAGTACCAGTTCTTTATATTGTAGAAAAATGTGGTCAGCGAATGTGATCGCAGTTATGGTCATCAACCATTTTTTAAAAGTGTAATGTCATGTAACTTAGTGAGTGTTTAAATGTTAGATTTAGTTTACGGAAACATCTGTTGGGTCTAAAATTTTAATCTAATTACCCCAATTTCACTTCTACCAAACATGTCAAAAATTCAGTGACAGTGAGAGGAGAGAAACCCACAAAACCAAAGCCACCAAGCCTGTAAGTGTTCCCTGCTTTGATAAAGCCCTTACACGAGTACTTTGCTAGGAAGACTTTAGCATGAGGCGCGACGAAGAAGGCAGCTTCTATTTCCTTGTTATCAAAGGCAGCAGGGTAGTCACTCATGGAATTTATTTTCCTTATGTTCTCAGGCTTGAATTTTAGTACTACAGTCAAATACTTGACAATAAAGGAATTTCCATCACAACCAATTGGGGAATTTCTTTCTTTAAGGGTCTGTATATCTAACACAGATGGCTTTACTTGTGAAATAGTTATAGATGTCAAACTTGCTGTGAAACTATTTGTCACAATGAAAATAGCAAATAACCAGGGTGTCAGTACAACTTGAGCTAAGGGTCTTCTTATTGGTTCTCCTGCATATTGAAAATGTACAATGAATTAGGATTATGCTTTTCAAAGCTATGAGTTAAGCCTAACTCAACCATACAAGATTGTCTTGTTACAGGACTTACTGTGTGCATAAAATAGTACAGTGACTAAAAACCATAGCATGGACCCAAATCCCCTTAGATCTTCATTTACTTCCCTTTCAATCAACCAAATAACAAATCCAACAAAAACATGCATAGCTGTCATCATCAACCACATCTCTTTTGTAAAGGCAGCCAAAAAcatccatgtttcttttgattttgctGGTTGTTCAGTAACCACCATGTGTAGGCCAGATTCAATATAAGGTTGTGAGAATTCCACTAAATGATATCTATATGCCACTATTGATGTATCACCAACCGCAGCATCCAATGTCTGCATCAGAAACAAAATGTTAGATTTGTGTTAAGCAGAAGCAACGATAAACTAGTTAGCAGTTACCATACCTTATTGTAGACATGATCAACCATTTCATCATATGACCCATTGAAGGGAAAAAACGTGTAATTTAAAATATAAGGTAAACGTTTGACAGCTGCTTCAAAGATACTGATTGAGAAACCAGTGACTGTAGGTTCGTTGTTTCCCTGATCATATTCAACATTCACAAACTGAGTAAAAGCACCGTTTGAAGGTATTGCTATTTTCAATGTCCTTTCCTCATTATTGTGACCCTTGGGAACTGATTGCGATTCTCCCGGCCAATAAACTGTTTTGAAAACTCCATTTGAATCATCATTATTTGTGCTTATCTCCATTACCTTATTATGGCTAACAATGTTCTTGGAAAACCCAAGTGCTGGAGACCAAAATGCCATTTCTCTATAACTTTTCCCAATCACATTAATTATGTTGAAAGTTGGTGATTGCAACAATTGTCCATTCTTTGAGAAAGTCTTTCCACTCAGTCTTTCAAATTTTCCCTGTGATGATTTATTTGCAGCCTTAGCAATAGCCTTAGTTGCATCATATGTTTGGAGTGCAAAGATACTTGGGTTTATGTTATCTTCTTCAGGGTATTCCAAAGCAAACTTTCTTTGGAATTTGAACTTAAACTGTCTAAAAGCCCCACTCTTTTCAATGAAGTGTGTTTTAAATCCAACAACACCTTGCATGTTGAAGATAACAGAAGAATTAACTGAATCAAGAAGGCCAGCAACTTCATTTGGGATAATCCACACAGAACCTTTTTCCATCAAACCTATTTGTTTTGCTTTCTCACAAAGCATGCTAGCTAGCTCTAAAGAAGAATGAACAATCAGGTAGACCCTATTACTCATCCTTTTCAGCTTATTAAGCTCATTTTCAATTGTAGTTTTTGGGTCTGGAAGAGTGGATAAGGAAGGAAAAACTAAATGGTTATCAATATCAGAACCAACTAGTTTAAGAGAATAAGAGAGGCTAAGTAGTATCCCCGGATCAGACGAAAAGTCGTTATTAAGTTCATAAATTACTGTCACCTTTTTCCATCCGAATTCTCCTACAATGGCTGATATGCATTGAATGTGAAGGCTAATATCATCCCCTAGTTGGATGAAATGTGGCAATCTAGGAGATAATAGTTCTGGTCTGGCTGAAAATGAAGTTAGAGACATGATAGGAATGGTGTTTATGGTGTCACTGAATTCACTTGCAAGTGTTGCTTCGTTGTGTCTAATAGTTCCTATGATAGCTTGCACTTGGTTGCACTGTGAGAGATCCATAACTAAATAAAAGCATATTGGTGTTAGAATTAGTATCCCATGGACCTTAAAAATAGATAATATTTGTATTTTATGATATGTTTGGTTGATATGAGGGGAGGTAGGGAGCATAATAATTATTTTTGTTAGATCAAAAAATGAAGGGGAGATTTTAATACCAAAAAACATTCCATTTATTTTTTACACCATTGTGATTTAGTGAAAACTGGAAATTATATTTCAAGATGTAAGTATTAATCTTTTATGTAGGTTATTTTAACTTAAACGAGTCCGCAAATTAATGGGTTGAATATAAATTACTACTActaataaaaatatataatttacCATACTTAAAGAGAATAAATATCTATCATTTATAGTTTAAAaattgttggaacaaaattgaTTAACACCGCATCTTTTGGGTTTTGATAATAACaaagtatttaaaaaataattGGACATTCTAACATCTATTCAAGTTTGCAGGAATATAATCATTAAGAACAAATGAAGAGATGTTTGAGGAATATGCATCTGAAGATCAGACTCTGGCTCTGAAGTCCACTTCTGAAGACCCTGCCTTTGATGAAGATCCAGACCATGAAGAAGTCAACTCTAAAGAAAGTCAGCCTTTGGTGACCCAGACTTTGAAGTTTCAGAAGCTAAGAAGTGGATTATGATGTGCACTAATGGAATCAAGAGACATATGCATGCTTAGTCTTCAGACTCCCTTTCCAAGGATTGACTATTATGTCTCATTGGCCAAGAAGAAGGTTGGAATATCTCGTGAGTTGCAAGCTTCTTCCAACCACTCAAGTCATTTATTGTCATCACATTTTCTCTTATTTGCATGATTTTTTAAATTGATGGCAAGGGGAAAGCAAAAGCCTGACTATTGATTATTCTTACTTAGATCTGATTGTTTTTCATATATTATTTTTCTCCAATATCTTatcttttcttatttttttgtTAATGACAAAAGAGGGAG encodes:
- the LOC127128135 gene encoding glutamate receptor 2.9; this encodes MSLSLSMDISGMGRNSSLQLIICFSIVSYLLAWSRVQTSHCLVPKSCTNMSIGAVLDLASLMGKQQKIAMEIAVEEFNINQVSSSKMDLQIKDSHGNSAQVIASVMDLSQCNQVQAIIGTIRHNEATLASEFSDTINTIPIMSLTSFSARPELLSPRLPHFIQLGDDISLHIQCISAIVGEFGWKKVTVIYELNNDFSSDPGILLSLSYSLKLVGSDIDNHLVFPSLSTLPDPKTTIENELNKLKRMSNRVYLIVHSSLELASMLCEKAKQIGLMEKGSVWIIPNEVAGLLDSVNSSVIFNMQGVVGFKTHFIEKSGAFRQFKFKFQRKFALEYPEEDNINPSIFALQTYDATKAIAKAANKSSQGKFERLSGKTFSKNGQLLQSPTFNIINVIGKSYREMAFWSPALGFSKNIVSHNKVMEISTNNDDSNGVFKTVYWPGESQSVPKGHNNEERTLKIAIPSNGAFTQFVNVEYDQGNNEPTVTGFSISIFEAAVKRLPYILNYTFFPFNGSYDEMVDHVYNKTLDAAVGDTSIVAYRYHLVEFSQPYIESGLHMVVTEQPAKSKETWMFLAAFTKEMWLMMTAMHVFVGFVIWLIEREVNEDLRGFGSMLWFLVTVLFYAHREPIRRPLAQVVLTPWLFAIFIVTNSFTASLTSITISQVKPSVLDIQTLKERNSPIGCDGNSFIVKYLTVVLKFKPENIRKINSMSDYPAAFDNKEIEAAFFVAPHAKVFLAKYSCKGFIKAGNTYRLGGFGFVFPKGSSLASDISEALLSMIESGETEQLEKEMLDGIENGRKANCSDLKSKGKNNTSIGLLPYLGLFSICSTIAILGLSCYMICWLVKNVETLTSHTVLTLTQVWRIWRWTTNIFGRCCSKLQSRIMRRVSSCTETRNAEENVTNSQQIPVVVELVDTVLAAHAS